The Anoplopoma fimbria isolate UVic2021 breed Golden Eagle Sablefish chromosome 5, Afim_UVic_2022, whole genome shotgun sequence genome contains a region encoding:
- the osbpl7 gene encoding oxysterol-binding protein-related protein 7, whose translation MDSYGAKLNRSQSLASGLEKPSPTWKPSHSRSSSTLSSSRQIIKDWEVIDDLQVETQAGGDNLQDKTAPGICEGYLLKRRKWPLKGWHKRYFVLELGNLRYSKNQQDVSRGRVQGSLDVSLAVMSINKKTNRIDLDAGDILYHMKAKNHELFYIWVTKLQAHRQYKKNEAAHVTSGFLHTLSNSIAAGQAQRNGDVSSAGMADSTGASPGVLPSANTAVNSKVSAWLQQSHDQDTCVQELNRCHLELSEINRLIQRLQMLEAGQTLTNGDLKRIISLQNLSLEKPKKPRSGKIWGHTRTLSRVEALGMLSSSHLGSSPHLGASSSSIPDYVFSQLSPPTVTSPEGKKIQQDICAMSLRVIASLKSVHETLSQERQKLQEVWETNNIHQSNTLAEPAAARSPSHGPSSVADSAAEYFDASDDILCGSSSELSDESGLSDGSTTNSEPEEGHASATRKYRASISRTPNSVVPKSTGRRTTLPATCPDNSHVGLMAILYNNIGKDLARVSMPAPLNEPVNLLQRLCEELEYSELLDTANNTQDPYQRMVYIAAFAISGYSTATFRNHYKPFNPVLGETYECLREDRGFRLISEQVCHHPPISACHAQSDNFSFWQDQRWKNKFWGKSLEILPTGMVNVTLPRYGDHYEWNKVVTCIHNVLSQQRYLEHYGEVTIRNLKSNVCTCKITFVKSRYWGSDTNKNEVQGTVLDQSGSVIHRFGGLWHEGIFCDTLPTPKCVWKPNPQPKDDLLYYGFSSFAMELNELTPDLKPLLPPTDSRLRPDQRMLEDGKVDEADKQKDDIEEFQRERRKELAKKGEEHAPRFFKKTKDSCGRDVWLTNEMYWKLRENPGFANIENITVW comes from the exons ATGGATTCATACGGGGCTAAACTGAACCGTAGCCAGTCGCTGGCGAGCGGCCTGGAGAAGCCTTCACCGACGTGGAAGCCGTCTCACTctcgcagcagcagcacactgtCATCCTCCAGACAG ATTATCAAAGACTGGGAAGTGATTGACGACCTTCAGGTAGAAACACAGGCAGGAGGTGACAATCTTCAGGATAAGACCGCCCCGGGAATCTGTGAAGGATATCTCCTCAAGAGGAGGAAGTGGCCACTGAAAGGTTGGCACAAG CGATACTTTGTCTTGGAATTAGGAAACTTGCGTTACTCCAAAAATCAACAAGAT GTGTCCCGGGGAAGAGTCCAGGGCTCTTTAGACGTTAGCCTCGCGGTCATGTCCATAAACAAGAAGACAAATCGGATTGACTTGGACGCGGGGGACATTCTCTATCACATGAAg GCAAAGAACCACGAGCTCTTCTACATTTGGGTCACCAAGCTACAAGCTCACCGCCAGTACAAGAAGAACGAGGCGGCTCATGTTACCAGCGGCTTCCTCCACACTTTGTCCAACAGCATCGCGGCCGGACAAGCTCAGAGAAACGGAGACGTG AGCTCTGCAGGCATGGCGGATTCAACTGGAGCATCTCCAGGAGTGCTGCCGTCCGCTAACACGGCTGTGAACAGCAAAGTGTCGGCCTGGCTGCAGCAAAGTCACGACCAAGACACCTGTGTTCAAG AGCTGAACCGCTGCCATTTGGAACTTTCTGAGATAAACCGCTTAATCCAGAGGCTGCAGATGTTGGAGGCCGGTCAGACTTTGACTAACGGAGACCTGAAGCGCATCATCAGTTTACAG AATCTCTCGCTTGAGAAGCCGAAGAAGCCGAGGTCAGGGAAGATATGGGGCCACACTCGCACATTATCCAGAGTGGAGGCCCTGGGAATG CTGTCCTCCAGTCACCTGGGCAGCTCGCCTCACCTCGgtgcatcctcctcctccatccctgaCTACGTCTTCTCCCAGCTGTCCCCTCCTACTGTCACATCGCCCGAGGGCAAGAAAATCCAGCAGGACATCTGTGCCATGTCGCTACGAG TGATTGCTTCCCTGAAGTCAGTGCATGAAACTCTGTCCCAGGAGAGGCAGAAGCTGCAAGAAGTCTGGGAGACCAACAACATCCACCAGTCTAACACATTAGCTGAG CCTGCAGCAGCGAGGTCTCCATCCCACGGGCCTTCCTCAGTGGCAGACTCAGCTGCAGAGTACTTTGACGCCAGCGACGACATCCTTTGTGGAAGTTCTTCTGAGCTGTCCGATGAGTCAGGACTTAGTGACGGAAGCACAACCAACTCTGAGCCGGAGGAAGGACACG CATCGGCCACCAGGAAGTATCGTGCCAGCATTTCCAGGACTCCAAACAGCGTTGTTCCCAAGAGCACCGGCCGGCGAACCACACTGCCTGCTACTTGTCCCGACAACAGCCACGTGGGCCTCATGGCTATCCTCTATAATAACATAG GTAAAGACTTGGCTCGAGTGTCCATGCCCGCTCCTCTCAATGAGCCCGTTAACCTTCTGCAGAGGCTTTGTGAAGAGCTGGAGTACAGTGAGCTGCTGGATACCGCCAACAACACGCAAGACCCATACCAGAGGATG GTTTACATTGCTGCCTTTGCTATCTCTGGTTACTCCACTGCGACGTTCAGGAATCACTACAAGCCCTTTAACCCGGTGCTGGGCGAGACCTACGAGTGCCTCAGAGAGGACCGGGGCTTCCGCCTCATCAGTGAGCAG GTCTGCCATCATCCCCCCATCTCTGCCTGCCATGCACAGTCAGATAACTTCTCCTTTTGGCAAG ACCAGCGATGGAAGAATAAATTCTGGGGGAAGTCGCTGGAAATTCTTCCAACAGGAATGGTGAACGTCACTCTTCCGAG GTACGGAGACCACTATGAGTGGAACAAAGTGGTGACCTGCATCCACAACGTCCTCAGCCAGCAGCGCTATCTGGAGCATTATGGAGAGGTCACCATCCGCAACCTCAAAAGCAACGTGTGCACCTGCAAGATAACCTTCGTCAAG tctcGTTACTGGGGTTCAGACACGAATAAGAACGAGGTGCAGGGCACGGTGCTGGACCAGAGTGGGAGCGTCATTCACCGGTTCGGAGGTCTGTGGCACGAAGGCATCTTCTGCGACACTCTGCCCACTCCGAAATGTGTCTGGAAGCCAA ATCCCCAGCCAAAGGATGACCTGCTGTACTACGGCTTCTCCAGCTTCGCCATGGAGCTGAACGAGCTCACCCCCGACCTGAAGCCTCTCCTGCCTCCGACAGACAGCCGCCTGCGCCCCGACCAAAG GATGCTGGAGGACGGGAAGGTGGATGAAGCGGACAAACAGAAAGACGACATAGAGGAGTTTCAGAGGGAGCGGAGAAAAGAGCTCGCAAAGAAAGGGGAAGAACATGCTCCTCGTTTTTTCAA gaAAACCAAAGATTCCTGTGGACGGGACGTGTGGTTGACTAACGAGATGTACTGGAAGCTCAGAGAGAATCCAGGTTTTGCTAATATTGAAAACATAACTGTGTGGTGA
- the mrpl10 gene encoding 39S ribosomal protein L10, mitochondrial has protein sequence MAATLCGKLLSKQAWLPLTQTVRHGSKAVTRHRRPMHILKQKLMAVTEYIPPPRVIPPGAYPYQRAQVQEEDSAFTLVIKKNLKNVFQDFKMIAVVQNNNSNAEDLMVLKHRLHKHGITVKFFPNQVVQSFLKDSFYSNMAPLFIGPTVLFVSKEPKVKEMLAALRSSPQMTLLGACIDKTLLSAQGVVSYSKLPSVSVVQGELVSGLTMLTSHTASLLQRHPAHLSALLQQYVKQQSSEDGSEGAPKAEEAT, from the exons ATGGCGGCGACCTTGTGCGGAAAACTACTCTCTAAACAGG CATGGCTTCCCCTCACACAGACCGTCCGTCACGGCTCCAAGGCGGTGACCCGTCACAGGAGGCCGATGCACATCCTCAAACAGAAGCTCATGGCCGTCACTGAGTACATCCCCCCCCCACGGGTCATCCCTCCAGGAGCCTACCCCTACCAGAGAGCTCAAGTCCAGGAGGAG GACAGTGCATTCACGTTGGTCATAAAGAAGAATTTGAAGAACGTGTTCCAGGACTTTAAGATGATCGCTGTGGTCCAGAACAACAACAGTAACGCTGAAGACCTGATGGTTCTCAAGCACAGACTTCATAAACATGGCATCACTGTCAAGTTCTTCCCCAACCAG GTGGTTCAGTCATTCCTAAAAGACAGTTTTTACTCCAACATGGCTCCTCTGTTCATCGGTCCGACAGTTCTGTTTGTGAGTAAAGAGCCAAAAGTGAAGGAGATGCTGGCGGCTCTGAGGTCCAGCCCACAGATGACGCTCCTCG GAGCCTGTATCGACAAAACGCTGCTGAGCGCACAGGGGGTGGTGAGCTACTCCAAACTGCCGTCAGTCTCTGTGGTCCAGGGCGAACTGGTCAGCGGGCTGACGATGCTCACCTCCCACACAGCCTCCCTGCTGCAGCGCCACCCGGCCCACCTGTCGGCCCTCCTGCAGCAGTACGTCAAACAGCAGAGCTCGGAGGACGGATCGGAGGGAGCTCCTAAAGCAGAGGAGGCCACGTAG
- the LOC129091492 gene encoding pyridoxine-5'-phosphate oxidase-like gives MRRILSVNALGLITVFGRNPPSRASFALNFCRKSSREPTSMDLSDMRKKYKGDEECFEESQLVSLDPIKQFGDWFDQATKCPEVGEANAMCIATATKDGRPSARMVLLKGYSNEGFRFFTNYESRKGSELESNPYACLVFYWEPLNRQIRIEGTVEQIPFQSSCDYFHSRPKSSQIGAVVSRQSTLVPNRDYLRQKNAELEEKYKDTDVPMPDYWGGYIVKPSLMEFWQGQTNRLHDRIVFTRPKDGASEPGEFQHAAEGGWVYQRLAP, from the exons ATGAGGCGCATACTCAGTGTGAATGCATTGGGTCTGATCACTGTATTTGGTAGAAATCCGCCGTCTCGTGCGTCTTTTGCATTGAATTTCTGCAGAAAATCGTCGCGTGAACCAACAAGCATGGACCTGAGTGACATGAGGAAGAAATACAAAGGAGATGAGGAA TGCTTTGAGGAGAGTCAGCTTGTCTCTCTGGACCCGATCAAACAGTTTGGTGACTGGTTCGATCAGGCCACAAAGTGCCCCGAAGTCGGAGAGGCGAACGCCATGTGCATCGCCACGGCAACCAA agaTGGACGTCCGTCTGCTCGTATGGTCCTGCTGAAAGGATACAGCAACGAGGGATTCCGTTTCTTCACAAACTACGAGAGCAGAAAAGGTTCTGAGCTG GAGAGCAATCCGTATGCGTGTCTGGTCTTCTACTGGGAACCCCTGAACAGACAG ATTCGCATCGAGGGCACCGTGGAGCAAATCCCCTTCCAGAGCTCCTGTGACTACTTCCACTCCCGACCAAAGAGCAGCCAGATCGGCGCCGTCGTGAGCCGACAGAGCACTCTGGTTCCTAACAGAGAC TATCTACGGCAGAAAAATGCAGAACTGGAGGAGAAGTACAAAGACACAGATGTGCCCATGCCGGACTACTG GGGCGGCTACATCGTGAAGCCTTCTCTGATGGAGTTCTGGCAGGGTCAGACCAACAGGCTCCACGACCGCATCGTCTTCACCAGACCAAAGGACGGAGCGTCTGAGCCGGGGGAGTTCCAGCACGCTGCAGAGGGAGGCTGGGTTTACCAGCGACTGGCCCCGTGA